The Nitrosarchaeum sp. genomic sequence AAAAATATAGTCTGAACCCATTTTTCTTTTTGCAGCCGCAATTGTACTATCAGGATTTGTTACAGCCTGTCTCCTTGCTGGTTCACCTACCAAAAGTTCACCCGTTTTGGTAAATGCGACTATGGAAGGAAATGCCTTACCGCCTACAGTGGCACCTTCAGCTGCAGGAATGATAGTAGGTTTTCCATCCATTACCACGGCAGCAGCCGAATTACTTGTTCCTAAATCTATTCCTATTATTTTAGCCATGTTATTTCTTACTGTATTTAGAACAAAATGTCATTAGATGTCTAAATCTTTTATGCCCTTAAGGATGTATGAAAACAAAATAGTAAGTGGATTAGGTTTTGATTCTAGATTTCTAACCTGTATATTATATTCT encodes the following:
- a CDS encoding Hsp70 family protein, which encodes MAKIIGIDLGTSNSAAAVVMDGKPTIIPAAEGATVGGKAFPSIVAFTKTGELLVGEPARRQAVTNPDSTIAAAKRKMGSDYIF